The Gemmata palustris genome includes a region encoding these proteins:
- a CDS encoding NAD(P)/FAD-dependent oxidoreductase translates to MAKHPDVAIIGGGIIGLTSAFFLAKEGLSVAVYDRSDLGREASWAGAGIVPPGNPERAATPADKLRGIGSRRFPELSAELRELTSIDNGYRLCGGIDFLEPEDRDVPTVWRTEGIAFERLSLADAQRLEPLGEVGGEPYLLPGCAQVRNPRHLRALIAACERVGVQLHPNTSVEAWDFDANRITSAQLATGARVTAERFLLAAGAWSESLLRPLGHSPHVRPVLGQIALLKGPSCSRVLMLGKRYLVPRADGLTLIGSTEEPEAGFEKRTTAVGIEGLVAFARRTVLALAGATLETSWAGLRPGSPDGLPFIGSVPGWDNAFVACGHFRAGVQLSIGTAQAITDLLTGKPTCVDLATFALDRTPDTAAKSAFRS, encoded by the coding sequence ATGGCGAAGCACCCAGACGTTGCGATCATCGGCGGCGGGATCATCGGGCTCACCTCCGCGTTCTTCCTCGCGAAAGAAGGACTGTCGGTCGCGGTGTACGACCGCAGCGACCTCGGCCGGGAGGCGTCGTGGGCCGGCGCGGGGATCGTTCCGCCCGGCAACCCCGAACGCGCTGCGACCCCGGCCGACAAGCTCCGCGGCATCGGCTCCCGGCGCTTTCCCGAGCTTTCCGCCGAGTTGCGAGAACTCACAAGTATCGACAACGGCTACCGACTTTGCGGCGGCATCGATTTCCTGGAACCCGAAGACCGCGACGTCCCCACAGTATGGCGCACAGAAGGCATCGCATTTGAGCGGCTGTCCCTTGCCGACGCCCAACGGCTCGAACCGCTCGGCGAGGTCGGAGGGGAGCCGTACTTGCTGCCCGGGTGCGCACAAGTGCGAAACCCGCGTCACCTGCGTGCCCTTATCGCCGCGTGTGAACGAGTGGGCGTACAACTACATCCGAACACCAGCGTAGAGGCGTGGGACTTCGATGCCAATCGCATCACCTCCGCACAACTCGCGACCGGCGCACGGGTAACCGCGGAGCGGTTCTTGCTCGCCGCGGGCGCCTGGAGTGAATCTCTGTTGCGCCCGCTCGGCCACAGTCCACACGTTCGCCCGGTACTCGGGCAGATCGCGCTTCTGAAGGGGCCGAGTTGTTCGCGCGTGCTGATGCTCGGCAAGCGCTACCTCGTGCCGCGCGCCGACGGGCTCACGCTCATCGGTTCGACCGAGGAGCCAGAAGCGGGCTTCGAGAAGCGAACCACCGCCGTGGGAATCGAAGGGCTGGTCGCGTTCGCGCGCCGGACGGTTCTCGCGCTCGCGGGAGCGACCCTCGAAACGTCATGGGCCGGGCTACGCCCCGGATCGCCGGACGGGTTGCCGTTTATCGGCAGCGTTCCGGGGTGGGACAATGCGTTCGTCGCGTGCGGGCACTTCCGCGCCGGCGTGCAACTCTCGATCGGCACCGCACAAGCGATCACCGACCTACTCACCGGCAAGCCGACGTGCGTCGATTTGGCCACGTTCGCACTGGACCGAACACCCGACACGGCCGCGAAGAGCGCGTTTCGGTCGTGA
- a CDS encoding SEL1-like repeat protein codes for MTKAPTPTGPTRRRGSSALLLLALLFAGACQRQEPAPDPNPAPTALPQAEAPSTGDSVSEDYAIVERCWYEHRSTADFLRAQGEKRTPVWKEAATQGSSKAMVLYARSLQEGTGVAKDPTEAVKWLRKAIERGNTDAMCLLAQCSLDGEGVAKDPTEAVIWFRKGAEFGNADAMHDLGACYVNGLGVTKDSAEAVKWFRKAVELGNADAMVSLGSCYTYGAGVPKDLTEGVKWFRKATELGCPEAMHNLGACYFHGRGVAKDLIEAVKWYRKAAELGLPIGMHDLGTCYVNGLGVTKDATEAIKWYRKAAELGLPIGMHDLGACYTYGVGVPKDLTEGVKWYRKATELGCVEAMHDLGACYANGTGVAKDSVEAAKWFRKAADFGSAEGMHSLGACYANGAGVPKDPVEAVKWFHKAAETGHAEATRNLGVSYADGVGVAKDPVEAVRWFRKAAELGLPLGMVNLGQSYVLGVGVPKDTVEGLKWVHKAAERGAPHAMYLLGAGYFEGVSTAKDASEAVTWLTKAAELGNTDARYVLQQLRDAPLAPPPKP; via the coding sequence GCCCCGACCGCGTTACCCCAAGCAGAAGCGCCCTCGACCGGCGACAGTGTCTCGGAAGACTATGCCATTGTGGAACGGTGTTGGTACGAGCACCGCAGTACGGCCGACTTCCTCAGAGCACAGGGGGAGAAGCGGACACCCGTGTGGAAGGAGGCTGCCACACAGGGGTCGAGCAAAGCGATGGTCCTCTATGCCCGGTCCCTACAAGAGGGAACCGGCGTGGCGAAGGATCCAACCGAGGCCGTGAAGTGGCTCCGCAAGGCCATCGAGCGCGGGAACACGGACGCAATGTGTCTCCTCGCACAATGCTCCTTGGACGGCGAAGGCGTGGCGAAGGATCCAACCGAGGCCGTGATATGGTTCCGCAAGGGTGCGGAATTCGGAAATGCCGATGCGATGCACGATCTGGGTGCGTGTTACGTCAACGGCCTTGGGGTGACGAAGGATAGCGCCGAAGCGGTGAAGTGGTTCCGCAAAGCCGTGGAACTCGGAAATGCCGATGCAATGGTCAGTCTGGGTTCGTGTTACACCTATGGCGCAGGTGTGCCGAAGGATCTGACGGAGGGCGTCAAGTGGTTCCGCAAGGCCACGGAACTCGGATGTCCCGAAGCGATGCACAATCTGGGTGCGTGTTATTTCCACGGCCGCGGCGTGGCAAAGGATCTGATCGAAGCCGTGAAATGGTACCGCAAGGCCGCAGAACTGGGGCTACCGATAGGGATGCACGATCTGGGCACGTGTTACGTCAATGGCCTTGGGGTGACGAAAGACGCGACTGAAGCGATCAAGTGGTACCGCAAGGCCGCAGAACTGGGGCTACCGATAGGGATGCACGATCTGGGTGCATGTTACACCTATGGCGTAGGTGTACCGAAGGATCTGACTGAGGGCGTCAAGTGGTACCGCAAGGCCACGGAACTCGGATGCGTCGAAGCCATGCACGATCTGGGTGCGTGTTACGCCAATGGCACTGGCGTGGCAAAGGATTCAGTCGAAGCCGCGAAGTGGTTCCGCAAAGCGGCGGACTTCGGTAGTGCCGAAGGGATGCACAGCCTGGGTGCGTGCTACGCCAACGGCGCAGGTGTGCCGAAGGATCCGGTCGAGGCCGTCAAGTGGTTCCACAAAGCCGCCGAAACTGGACACGCCGAAGCAACACGCAATCTGGGTGTAAGTTACGCCGATGGCGTCGGGGTAGCGAAGGATCCGGTTGAGGCCGTGAGGTGGTTTCGCAAGGCTGCGGAACTGGGGCTGCCACTGGGAATGGTCAATCTGGGGCAGTCCTACGTTCTCGGCGTGGGTGTGCCGAAGGACACAGTTGAAGGGTTGAAATGGGTCCATAAGGCCGCAGAACGCGGAGCACCCCACGCCATGTACCTTCTCGGCGCTGGGTACTTTGAAGGTGTGAGTACCGCCAAAGACGCATCGGAGGCTGTGACGTGGCTCACTAAGGCCGCGGAACTCGGGAACACAGACGCCCGATATGTTCTGCAGCAACTGCGCGACGCACCGTTGGCACCGCCACCCAAACCGTGA